Proteins encoded within one genomic window of Mycolicibacterium aubagnense:
- a CDS encoding IS481 family transposase, with amino-acid sequence MSKARVVVLEVVSGHLSVSAAARDYSMSRQHIYRLLKRYRDSGLDAVEPRSRRPASNPRAVSDEVIAAIVLLREKLTANGLDAGPVTLQTHLAEQQLPVPSTSTIRRILHHHGLITPQPRKRPKRSFRRFAAEQPNECWQSDFTHWPLADGTDTEILNWLDDHFRYLLYCTAFRSVSVTEVVASFTTLIDTHGLPASTLTDNGSVYTSRFTHGHNDFERLIATLGVRQKNGSPGHPQTQGKIERFHQTLKRWLAARPRPATLADLQCLLDEFTVIYNTARVHRALPAATTPAQAYTTRPKATPTGTVEHFRIRHDTVDQFGKLTLRHGSRLHHLGIGRRHAGTPVLILVATSTVTVISTTSYTPIADHHINPDRNYWPHQQKTPAKRPGFSVTDDSTHV; translated from the coding sequence ATGTCGAAAGCCCGCGTGGTGGTGTTGGAAGTCGTCTCAGGGCATCTGTCGGTCAGCGCCGCCGCCCGCGACTACTCGATGTCCCGCCAGCACATCTACCGCCTCCTCAAGCGCTACCGCGACAGCGGCCTCGACGCGGTCGAACCGCGGTCACGGCGTCCGGCCAGCAATCCCCGCGCGGTCAGCGATGAGGTCATCGCCGCGATCGTGCTGCTGCGCGAGAAGCTCACCGCCAACGGCCTCGACGCCGGGCCGGTGACCCTGCAAACGCACCTAGCTGAACAACAGCTCCCGGTGCCCTCGACCTCCACCATTCGCCGCATCCTGCACCACCACGGCCTGATCACCCCGCAGCCACGCAAACGCCCCAAACGGTCCTTCCGGCGGTTCGCCGCCGAACAGCCCAATGAATGCTGGCAGTCAGACTTCACGCACTGGCCCCTGGCCGACGGCACCGACACCGAGATCCTCAACTGGCTCGATGACCATTTCCGGTATCTGCTGTACTGCACCGCATTCCGCAGTGTCAGCGTCACCGAGGTCGTGGCCAGCTTCACTACCTTGATCGACACCCACGGGCTGCCCGCATCCACCCTGACCGACAACGGATCGGTCTACACATCACGATTCACCCACGGCCACAACGACTTCGAACGACTCATCGCCACCCTGGGAGTCAGGCAAAAGAACGGCAGCCCCGGACACCCCCAAACCCAAGGCAAAATCGAGAGGTTCCACCAAACACTCAAACGCTGGCTCGCCGCCCGCCCCCGACCAGCGACCCTGGCCGACCTGCAATGCCTGCTCGACGAATTCACCGTCATCTACAACACCGCCCGAGTGCACCGCGCATTGCCAGCGGCCACCACCCCCGCGCAGGCCTACACCACCCGACCCAAAGCCACCCCGACCGGCACCGTCGAACACTTCCGCATCCGCCACGACACCGTCGACCAATTCGGCAAACTCACCCTGCGCCACGGCAGCCGCCTGCACCACCTGGGCATCGGACGCCGCCACGCCGGCACACCCGTGCTCATCCTGGTGGCCACCAGCACCGTCACCGTGATCAGCACAACCAGCTACACCCCGATCGCCGACCACCACATCAACCCCGACCGAAACTACTGGCCCCACCAACAAAAAACCCCGGCCAAAAGGCCGGGGTTCTCTGTAACCGATGACTCGACTCATGTGTAA
- a CDS encoding toll/interleukin-1 receptor domain-containing protein — protein MLYDAFISHASEDKDDFVRPLAERLRDEHIEVWYDEFTLRIGDSLRRSIDKGLAQSRFGIVVLSPSFFGKSWPQWELDGLVARDIQTGGVLLPVWHGVNRDEIIAFSPPLADKFAVSSASGIDQVVRQLCEVIRPQGSTLVIARDHLIDMGYSPPVVTDDWWLDVAAASESNDMEGDWQEPMGWGRWGFPLPESSTEPAKRGYRLAWAAAQMEWQKVAARAPITQVTPPEEVHRFIEETPGLEAACHAFPRYLIAYAPQLAIPGFGGQFELELQRLYEESLARGLESRKRKDRAGSGLTDDGLPPRCDDEYVFRDPEFGRYSAGHIACGFVQGNYVSNGPPMRFYEDPEYIAWLLSERSTFLPERVRAVLTAGMAEWGVWPWNEWELNRLEQDFGYGRGGSDGQLERELLEAKSPEDFRPSAEAVADAVHRMAFSAWLLDLPESGSELASRLLAPEFLGPYFADRAARRM, from the coding sequence ATGCTGTACGACGCTTTCATAAGCCACGCCAGCGAGGACAAAGACGACTTCGTGCGACCCCTCGCGGAGCGACTGCGGGACGAGCACATCGAGGTCTGGTATGACGAGTTCACCCTTCGAATAGGAGACTCGCTCCGCAGGTCGATTGACAAAGGTCTGGCTCAGTCGCGGTTCGGTATCGTGGTTCTGAGTCCTAGCTTTTTCGGGAAGAGCTGGCCCCAATGGGAACTTGACGGGCTGGTCGCACGCGACATTCAAACTGGGGGAGTGTTGCTGCCGGTCTGGCACGGCGTCAACAGGGACGAGATCATCGCTTTTTCACCACCGCTTGCCGACAAGTTCGCCGTTTCAAGCGCGAGCGGGATTGACCAGGTGGTTCGCCAACTCTGTGAAGTTATCCGACCCCAGGGCTCGACCCTCGTCATAGCGCGCGACCATCTCATCGACATGGGCTACAGCCCGCCAGTAGTGACAGATGACTGGTGGCTCGACGTAGCGGCAGCGTCTGAATCGAATGACATGGAAGGGGATTGGCAGGAACCGATGGGCTGGGGTAGGTGGGGCTTCCCGTTGCCCGAGAGCTCGACTGAACCCGCAAAGCGCGGATACCGGCTCGCCTGGGCGGCAGCTCAGATGGAATGGCAGAAGGTCGCTGCCAGGGCGCCCATAACCCAGGTGACGCCCCCGGAGGAAGTGCACCGGTTCATCGAGGAGACACCAGGGCTTGAGGCGGCGTGCCATGCCTTTCCCCGGTATCTCATTGCCTACGCACCGCAGCTGGCCATCCCTGGGTTTGGCGGCCAGTTTGAGTTGGAGCTGCAGCGCTTATACGAGGAGTCGTTGGCCAGGGGACTCGAGAGTCGGAAGCGGAAGGATCGAGCTGGAAGCGGGTTGACTGACGACGGATTGCCACCCCGGTGCGATGACGAGTATGTGTTCCGGGATCCCGAATTCGGCAGGTATAGCGCTGGGCATATTGCGTGCGGATTTGTTCAGGGCAACTATGTTTCGAACGGGCCGCCAATGCGCTTCTACGAAGACCCCGAGTACATCGCGTGGCTGCTGTCGGAGCGCAGCACTTTTCTTCCCGAGCGCGTGCGAGCGGTCCTCACGGCGGGCATGGCGGAATGGGGCGTTTGGCCTTGGAACGAGTGGGAATTGAATCGGCTCGAACAAGACTTCGGATACGGTCGTGGAGGCTCCGATGGCCAACTTGAGCGGGAACTGCTCGAAGCGAAATCGCCGGAAGATTTCCGTCCCAGCGCGGAGGCCGTTGCGGACGCCGTACATCGGATGGCTTTCAGCGCTTGGCTGCTGGACCTCCCAGAGAGCGGAAGCGAGCTAGCTTCTCGGCTGTTGGCTCCCGAATTCCTCGGACCGTACTTTGCCGATCGAGCAGCTCGGCGCATGTAG
- a CDS encoding AraC family transcriptional regulator: MTIQFVRAALETARANGIDLAGPLTEVINPALISHDLARVTSDQVVQMAQLLWHHTDDELFGLAPRSIPRGTFQMVTLGVIHTPDLRTALARLGEFIRISTGVPTRLVDEPDTHLARFEIDMDFAARLDPVIVDIGLAVIHRFASWLITHQIRLHSVELPYPETPYDGDYPTVFGIRPSFGARRTALSFDNRYLQMPIVHTDSELKQFIRNFPADIFARREYVASTAHRVRRILERNQGGPWLSADKVAARLCLSPQHLRRRLSAEDTTFRLIQEQILRDRAIESLTRGDETIDALATRLGYSEPSAFRRAFRRWTGTPPGAYIATTDHLDH, from the coding sequence TTGACCATCCAGTTCGTTCGCGCGGCGTTGGAGACCGCACGAGCTAACGGCATCGACCTGGCGGGACCGCTGACTGAGGTCATTAACCCTGCGCTGATTAGCCACGACCTGGCCCGGGTAACCTCAGACCAGGTCGTCCAGATGGCCCAGCTCTTGTGGCATCACACCGATGACGAACTATTCGGCCTAGCCCCGCGTTCTATCCCGCGGGGGACCTTCCAGATGGTCACTCTGGGCGTGATCCACACTCCAGACCTGCGTACCGCGCTAGCACGTCTAGGGGAATTCATCCGTATAAGCACTGGCGTGCCAACCAGACTTGTTGACGAACCGGATACACACCTCGCGCGATTCGAAATCGATATGGACTTCGCCGCCAGGTTGGATCCAGTCATTGTGGACATTGGCCTTGCTGTCATACATCGGTTCGCGTCATGGCTGATCACCCACCAAATTCGACTACACTCCGTCGAACTCCCGTACCCCGAAACACCCTATGACGGAGACTATCCAACGGTATTCGGAATACGTCCGAGCTTTGGTGCGCGGCGCACCGCACTGAGTTTCGACAACAGGTACCTACAGATGCCGATAGTCCACACCGATTCCGAGCTGAAGCAATTCATCAGAAACTTCCCTGCCGACATCTTCGCCCGGCGCGAATACGTCGCGAGTACAGCACACCGGGTGCGCCGCATTTTGGAGCGCAACCAAGGCGGCCCCTGGCTCTCCGCCGACAAGGTGGCGGCGCGGTTATGCTTGAGCCCACAGCATTTACGCCGTCGGCTCAGCGCGGAAGACACCACCTTCCGGTTAATCCAGGAGCAGATTCTGCGGGACCGCGCAATTGAAAGCCTCACTCGCGGCGACGAGACAATCGACGCACTGGCGACCCGGTTGGGCTACTCCGAACCCAGCGCCTTCCGCCGGGCATTCCGACGCTGGACCGGTACCCCTCCCGGAGCCTATATCGCGACTACGGACCACCTCGATCACTGA